The Nostoc sp. 'Lobaria pulmonaria (5183) cyanobiont' genome window below encodes:
- a CDS encoding DUF4327 family protein, which yields MTQQVIHPMVKLQRNVQSLIESNIIKPSDSIWKIALLYGNEWQHWKQELLDFGFSMQDPVSELLAVETWDEE from the coding sequence ATGACTCAGCAAGTGATTCACCCAATGGTGAAATTGCAGCGCAACGTGCAATCACTCATAGAATCGAATATTATCAAGCCAAGCGATAGCATCTGGAAAATCGCTTTGCTCTATGGTAATGAATGGCAGCACTGGAAACAAGAACTGCTTGACTTTGGCTTTAGTATGCAAGACCCAGTTAGTGAATTGCTAGCTGTAGAAACTTGGGATGAAGAGTAG
- a CDS encoding protein kinase domain-containing protein gives MVSLTLLEPQQKTPLQQWCFENSSKIRIGRAADNHVVLNDSLVSRHHLELRQVGDASNGYTWQLISQGTNGTFLNGILVLQSPLPDNSLLQLAQGGPILQFQIQEVTELETGLRSQQMQGTEENAAETLYSAKNPANLSSTCTHEGNSPNNLFCIHCGQPLSVQQKIRHYQVLRTLGQGGMGTTYLAWDEASVIAGVPQLLVLKQMNADMLKIVKAQELFEREAHTLKSLNHPGIPKYYDFFVEGGKKYLAMELIHGQDLEKRVYTTGPVTPNQAIAWMIQTCDILDYLHSQEPPLIHRDIKPANLMVRSSGNRIVVLDFGAVKEIGTAPGTRIGAEGYCAPEQERGQPLTQSDLYAIGPTLIFLLTGENPFKYYRQRGRNFRFDVAKVPTISSQLRDVIDRVTEPLPRDRYQNAKELAAALAACKV, from the coding sequence GTGGTTAGTCTGACCCTGTTAGAACCGCAACAGAAAACTCCCCTTCAGCAGTGGTGCTTTGAGAACTCCTCCAAAATTCGGATTGGTCGAGCGGCAGATAATCACGTTGTTTTAAATGATAGTTTAGTTTCGCGGCATCATTTAGAACTTAGACAAGTCGGTGACGCTAGCAATGGTTACACTTGGCAGCTGATTAGTCAGGGTACAAATGGGACTTTTCTCAACGGTATCCTTGTACTTCAGAGTCCCTTACCAGATAATTCCCTTTTGCAATTGGCACAGGGAGGCCCAATACTGCAATTCCAAATTCAGGAGGTAACAGAATTGGAAACTGGTTTGCGATCGCAACAAATGCAAGGGACAGAAGAAAACGCCGCCGAAACACTTTACTCAGCAAAAAATCCGGCAAATTTATCTTCCACTTGCACGCACGAAGGCAATTCCCCAAACAATCTGTTTTGCATCCACTGCGGTCAACCTCTCTCAGTCCAACAGAAAATTCGCCATTATCAGGTGTTGCGAACTCTCGGACAAGGAGGGATGGGTACTACCTATCTCGCTTGGGATGAGGCTAGTGTGATTGCGGGCGTGCCACAACTGCTGGTGTTGAAGCAAATGAATGCTGATATGCTGAAAATTGTCAAAGCTCAAGAGTTATTTGAGCGAGAGGCGCACACTCTCAAATCTCTTAATCATCCTGGAATTCCCAAGTATTATGACTTCTTTGTAGAAGGCGGAAAAAAATACTTAGCAATGGAATTAATCCACGGACAAGATTTGGAAAAACGTGTCTATACCACTGGGCCAGTGACACCAAACCAAGCGATCGCTTGGATGATCCAAACCTGCGATATTTTAGACTATCTTCATAGCCAAGAGCCTCCACTGATTCACCGTGATATTAAACCCGCCAATTTAATGGTGCGAAGTTCAGGAAATCGCATCGTGGTGCTAGATTTTGGCGCAGTTAAAGAAATTGGCACAGCGCCCGGTACTCGAATTGGTGCAGAAGGTTACTGCGCTCCTGAACAAGAACGAGGACAACCTTTAACTCAATCTGATTTGTATGCAATTGGGCCAACGCTGATTTTTCTGCTCACAGGCGAAAACCCGTTCAAGTATTACCGCCAACGAGGGCGAAACTTCAGGTTTGATGTGGCAAAAGTTCCCACCATTAGTTCCCAATTAAGAGATGTGATTGATCGCGTTACAGAACCATTGCCACGCGATCGCTATCAAAATGCAAAGGAATTAGCTGCGGCTTTAGCTGCCTGCAAAGTTTAG
- a CDS encoding serine/threonine phosphatase yields the protein MLICPQCKFENPNSNKFCQNCGMSLTHKVCPECSTDDVPVNALRCHNCDTECGTVFWAIIAKETTGEALKVEDVGGEGDEQAIPSPSPLSPSSEITLGSYLDSQERYQLLDTPLVQTENAIITDVCGRVLDCQPYQISPIEAILASQESDLLTPSVEASEIPRLAKLYLALQSQGERGIPPIHDAWQQDDIQVLIIENRSDWQYLLDLWQEETTSSLKILHWCYEMTQLWAVLEPVNCRQSLLDLSNLRLDEDQTLALQRLYVESSNSQPATESPEDAQAQTSAIPEEPLTIQALGRVWQALFRQSQRTQFGSVVQMLGDLEVGKIQTIAQLRSRLEEISVELEALGTATLPPIKENNTAVSTIPQSDELEDIISKADDMATVVLAMQLSSLEDAGRTDVGRQRHHNEDYFGIETKIHKLEFPKSRVLEGHGLYILCDGMGGHAGGEIASELAVNTLRQYFQEHWIANQLPTEDSIREAVYLANEAIYKLNQQDARSGVGRMGTTLVMLLIQDTQAAVAHVGDSRLYRLTRKQGLEQVTVDHEVGQREINRGVEASIAYARPDAYQLTQALGPRDENSINPDVSFFDINEDTLLLLASDGLSDNDLLETHWRTHLEPLLSSGVNLERGVTDLIDLANQHNGHDNITGILVRAKVRPNLES from the coding sequence ATGCTGATTTGCCCTCAGTGTAAATTTGAAAACCCCAATAGCAACAAATTCTGTCAAAACTGTGGCATGTCCCTGACTCACAAGGTCTGTCCTGAATGCAGTACCGATGATGTACCTGTGAATGCACTACGTTGTCATAACTGTGACACAGAATGTGGAACAGTGTTTTGGGCAATTATTGCTAAAGAAACGACTGGGGAAGCTTTGAAAGTAGAAGATGTGGGCGGTGAGGGAGATGAGCAAGCAATACCCTCCCCATCTCCTCTATCGCCTAGTTCTGAAATTACATTAGGCTCCTATTTAGACTCCCAAGAGCGCTATCAATTGTTAGATACGCCACTTGTCCAAACGGAAAATGCCATTATTACTGATGTATGTGGCAGAGTTCTAGACTGCCAGCCGTATCAAATATCACCCATTGAGGCAATACTAGCAAGTCAAGAATCAGATTTGCTGACGCCATCAGTAGAAGCGAGTGAGATTCCTCGCCTTGCAAAACTTTATCTTGCCTTACAATCCCAAGGTGAGCGGGGGATACCACCGATTCACGACGCATGGCAGCAAGATGATATACAGGTATTAATAATCGAAAACCGCTCGGATTGGCAGTATCTACTCGACCTGTGGCAAGAAGAAACAACCAGTTCGTTAAAAATTTTACACTGGTGTTATGAAATGACCCAACTTTGGGCAGTATTAGAACCAGTAAATTGTCGTCAAAGCCTTTTAGATTTGTCGAATTTGCGATTGGATGAAGACCAAACGTTGGCACTACAAAGGTTGTATGTGGAATCATCGAATTCTCAGCCCGCCACGGAGTCGCCAGAAGATGCCCAAGCCCAAACATCTGCCATTCCAGAGGAGCCGTTAACTATCCAAGCTTTGGGAAGGGTTTGGCAAGCACTATTTAGACAGTCGCAACGGACTCAATTTGGCTCTGTAGTCCAGATGTTGGGGGATTTAGAGGTAGGTAAGATTCAGACGATCGCCCAATTGCGATCGCGTTTGGAGGAAATCTCTGTTGAACTGGAAGCACTAGGAACCGCAACTTTGCCCCCAATAAAGGAGAACAATACTGCTGTGTCCACTATCCCGCAATCAGATGAGTTAGAAGACATCATTAGCAAAGCTGATGATATGGCAACTGTTGTGCTGGCGATGCAGTTAAGTAGCTTAGAAGATGCAGGACGCACAGATGTGGGGCGTCAACGTCATCATAACGAAGACTACTTTGGCATTGAAACCAAAATTCATAAACTGGAGTTCCCCAAAAGTCGAGTCTTAGAAGGGCATGGTTTGTATATTCTTTGTGATGGTATGGGTGGACACGCTGGCGGCGAGATAGCCAGCGAGTTAGCAGTCAACACCCTAAGGCAATACTTTCAAGAACACTGGATTGCCAACCAGCTGCCAACAGAAGATAGCATTCGTGAGGCAGTGTATTTAGCTAATGAGGCGATTTACAAGCTCAATCAACAAGATGCCCGTTCTGGAGTTGGGCGTATGGGTACAACTTTAGTAATGCTTTTAATTCAAGATACTCAAGCAGCAGTCGCTCATGTAGGAGATAGCCGTCTCTACCGCCTGACGCGTAAGCAGGGACTAGAACAAGTCACAGTAGATCATGAAGTTGGGCAACGGGAAATTAACCGAGGAGTGGAAGCAAGCATAGCTTACGCCCGTCCAGATGCCTATCAACTTACCCAAGCCTTGGGACCTCGTGATGAAAACTCGATTAATCCCGATGTCAGCTTTTTCGACATCAATGAAGATACTCTGCTGCTGTTGGCATCGGACGGTCTATCAGATAATGATTTACTAGAAACCCATTGGCGGACTCACTTAGAACCCTTACTTAGTTCTGGCGTTAACTTAGAACGGGGAGTTACAGATTTAATTGATTTAGCAAATCAACACAACGGTCACGACAATATTACTGGTATACTTGTTCGGGCAAAAGTACGCCCAAATCTGGAAAGTTAA